CACGTAGCGCAGCGTGCGGGGGATGTACTGGATGTAGACGGGATTGCGCCGTGCGATCGTCATGTAGCCAAACGTGCCGAGCGCCTTCAGGTTTCGCTGCAGCGCCATCACGTCGAAGCGCTCGCGGAACTCGCGCTCCTGCCCGGCCAGGCCTTTCAGCGCGAGGAAGTAGGCGATCAGATCCTCAACCGTCTGCTCCGTCAGGTCCATGTAGGAGTCGCGCACCAGGGACACCAGATCGTAGGTGTCGGGCCCCATGCGCGCATCCTGGAAGTCGATGATGTACAGCTCCGACTCGTGAAGCATCAGGTTGCGCGAGTGGTAATCGCGATGGCACAGCACGCGCGGCTCCGCGGCCAGTGCCTGCACGATCGTTCCCAGCTCGGCCCGGAGCGCCCCGCGCGTCGCGTCGTCGAGGACGACGCCGCGGTACGCCTCGAGAAAGTGCTTGATGAAGAAATCGAGCTCCCACGTGAGCTTCTCGACGTCAAACGCCACGCGGTACGGCACGTACGCGTCCGAGGTGAGCTCGGCGCCCCGCCGCTGCAGCACGTCGATGAGCGCGACGGCCTGGCGGTACAGAGCGGCATGATCCGCAGGCGGCGCCGCGCCGAGGTGCGCCTGGAGCGTCACGTCTCCGAGGTCCTGCAGGATGAGCACCCCCAGATCGTCGGCGTGATCGAGGATCGCGGGGATCGGCACGGGCATTTCCGCGAGCAGGTTCGCCACGTTGACGAACGGCATCGACCGGTACTCGAACGGCCCGGGATAGAGCGACAGGACCCGCGACGGCTGGTCCGGCACGAGCAGGCGGAAATACCGGCGGTCTGACGCGTCGCCGGTGAGCGGCACCACGCGAACGCCGCGGCCGGCGAACGCGCTCCGATCGAGATATTCCTGCACGCGGTCACGCGCGGTCGCATTCTCCGGCTGCCGTCGTTCGCTTGTCGGCAAGATTGTCCTCACGGGTGGCCTGTTGAAACCCCCAGCTGACTCGTCTTGCGGCTCTGACAGGGTCTGACTTGCGGCCGAACTCAGTTCAGAAGGCCACAATCAGGAGATTATCGCGTCGTTCTCCGTCGGCGCCCAGTAATTCCGCCGACGCGGGCAGAACGATGCTACGGTCCAGCTTGATGCGCGGCGGCACGCGGACGCCGTCAACGACGATGCACTCGTTCAATTCCGCGCCCCCTTCGATCACGACGTCATCCCACACGATCGAGCGGGTCAGCCGGGCGGTGCCGTCGATTGAGGTTCGGCGTCCCGGCGGCATCGCCGCCAGCCCTTCTCGCGCCGCCACCGCGTGCGAGGTTTCGAAATAATCCGCGGGCGTGCCGATGTCCTCGAAACCGGCACCAGAGACGAACGCACGCACCGACCCGGGCTGCGCGCGCATCAGCCTCGGGTAGAGATCGCTCACCGTTTCGGCCGGCTCGTGATCCGCGAGGCCCGTGAAAACTGCGGCCTCCACGACCTGCACGCCGATGAAATGGTAGTTCTCTTGTCCCGTCCTCCGCGGCGTGAAGCCGCTCACGACGGTACCATCGAGCAGCACGCCTCCGTATCGATCCGGACGCGGGTTGGGGATCAGTGCCATCGTGACCATCGCGCCGGAGCGATCGTGCGCGCTGATCAGCGCGGGAAGGTCCACGTCAGTCAGCGTGTCGCCGTTGGCGATCACGAACCGCGGCGCGTCGAGCAGGGGCAACGCGTGCCTGGGGCCGCCCGCCGAGCCCAGCACGGGGTTCTCCCACGAGTACCGCACGCGGGCGCCGAGATCGCGGCCGTCGCCCACCTCGCGCGTAATCGTTTCGGGATGGTGGTGCAGGTTCAGGACGACGTCGTGGATGCCGTGCCCGGCGAGCCAGCGAATGACACGTGAGGCGAGCGGAACGCCGGCGACTGGCAGCGCGCCCTTCGCGCGAATCAGGCTGAGGGGACGAAGGCGGGTGCCGAGACCTGCCGTCAGGACCAGGGCGGGAACGCCGATCATGCCCGGCGCTACGGCTCGAACACCATGTCGCTGCCCACGATCCCGTGCTCGTCACGGAATTTCAAGAAGAGACCGCGATACGAATCGAGAATGTAGTCGGCCGGGCCGCGGCCGAGCGCGGTCGCGAGGCTCTCGATGCCGTGCTCGCTGCCCTCGAGCTCGACGAAGACGCCGACAGGCGTTTCGTCCACCGATGCGATGACATCGACGCAGGCAAACTCCTCCCGGTATTTCTGATACCGGAACCAGACGTGCAGGCCGAGCTCGGCAAACGTCTGGAGGAGCACCTCGCCGTCTCCGACGACGGTCTCGATCTCCTCGCGCACTTTCATGAGGGATGGCTGCACCGGCCCTTTGAACGTCAGCCGGCTCATGCCGTTCTCGAGCCGCACCCGCAGCACGCACCGCCGGCGGCGGAGGGTTTCGTCTTCGGTATCGAGCAGGAAATCTTCCTGGAGGCGGCGCCCGTGCACGGACGTGGCCCCGGCCTGCAGGATTGCGTCGCGGGCGCTCTCCGCAGAATCAAAGCGGAGCTTGACCTCGCGCTCGAGCGTCATGGTCGTCGCCATCAACGCACCTCCCGGGGAAACCCCGCCGGGGATTATACAGAGATGGGCCGGGCCGCTCCACGCCAGAAAACCAGCCGGACCGTGACATACATCGTGAAGCACTCGAGCGCGAAGGGCGGGAACCCGCCATACCCCGGCAGAGGCATCTCGAAAATCTTCAGCTCTGGAAGGACGGGCACGTCGTACAGCCACTTCGCCCTGGCCCAGTAATTCCAGAACTCCCAGACAACGCCGCAGATGAGGCCGGCGAGGCCGAGGTTCACCGCGCGATCCGGGGTGATCGCTTCGGCCCCGAGCCGCCGGTTGATCGGATCGAGCAGGAAAATGAACCCGAGCCACACGGGCGCCGCCAGGTACGGCGACGGCGCCACGACGGGCCACGCCAGGAGCGCCGCCCCGGCAAGGCCAGAGGCCAGAGGCCAGAGGCCAGAAACGCCCGACGCTTTCGGCCTTGACGTGGCGACCTCGCCGCGCCGGAAACTCGCGACGAGATCGCCGGTTTCGAAAATGGCCGGCCAGATCGTCGCGAACGACCAGGCGTAGCCGAAGTACCGCAGCGCGGGGTTCTGCGGCAGGTTGATGTAGTGCCAGTTGTTGATGAAGAACGTGTTGTACCACTCGAACACGAGCCAGAGGGGGACGGACGCGGCCGCGAGGAACGCGAACTCGGCGCGCGCGTCGTGCAGCCACGAGTGGCCACGACGCTTCAAGACCCACGCATCGACAAGGAGGATGTAGCCGGTCCACGCCGTCGGCGTGTGCCAGGACCAGAACGGCTCGACACGCAGGAGCATGCCGACCTCGGAAACGGCGATAATCAGCGCGCCGAAAAGACCATACCGTGCCATGGACCTACATTCTTGCCGAAAAGCATGGCCTGGTGCGTGGAGCCCATGCCCCCCGGCACCAGCAGTGTCTTGAGCGCCAGGCGCAGCCGCAGCGCCGCGCGCGCCGACAGGGCGGCCTCGGCCCGCTGCAGGCGCTCGACGGCGCCGAGGCCGAGGAGAAACCTCGACTGATCGACGCGCCCCAGCAGGGTCATCCCCTCGCCAGCCGCGGCCCGCGCGCACGCGCTGAAATCCACGTGTGCCGTCAGGTCCTGCTCTCCGGGCGATTCCAGCCAGCGGGGGGACACGCGGTGCGCCGCAAAGGCCCGCAGCGTGCCGTCGGGCCGAGACGCCGAGCGCAGCGCGCGTGCCTCGTCGCCGTAGTCGAGCAGCAGGAGGTACCCGCGCGCGAGGCGGCGCGAGGCCTCGCGAATCCAGTCGAGCGCGGCCAGGCTGATCTCCACGCGCACGTCACCGGGGATCGGCGGCCCCGCGTCGACCTCCTGCCGCAGCCGTTCGGTGGACGGAGGCGCCTCGAGTTCAACGAGGGTCCCGTTCGCCTCCCCGATCATGATTTCCCGCGCCTCGGATCCGCGCATGACGACGACATGAACGGGCAGCGCGTCCAGCAGCTCGTTGGCGAAGACGACGCCGGCGATCGAGGGCGGAAGATCGGCGCCGCTCGTCTCCATGCGTGACGCGTGCGCTCCGAGCGTCTGCGCGTGGGCTGCGCGGGCGTGGCCGCTGCGCTCCACGAGGTGCAGACGCGCGCGCGCCCAGACCTCGGGCGCGTCGCGCTGAAGGGCATCCAGCACGTCGCGCATCAAGCGGCCGTTTCCCGCGGCGGCTTCGACGAGGTCGAAGGCGTCGCCGAAGGTGCGCGCCAGCTCCGCGATCTGCACGGCCAGCAGCTCGCCGAAGAACGCGCCGGTGTCAACGCTCGTGTAGAAATCGCCGCTCCGCCCGGAGCGTTGCGCGCGGGAGGTGTAGTAGCCGTGCTGCGGATGGTAAAGCGCGAGTTCCATGAACGCCGCGACGGTCATCGGGCCGTGCGCGCGAATGGAACTGACGATGAGGGCGTGGAGTGGAGTCAGAGGGCAACAGGCACGAGGCACGAGGCAGGAGGCTTTTCTCGTGCCTTCTGTCTCGTGCCTTCTGACTTCTTACGCTACGGCTTCGTCATCGAAACAAACACTTCCTGCCCCTGGCGCCAGACGAGCAGGAACACCGAGTCGCCGGACTGGATCCGCTGCAGCTCGCGGCGGACGTCGTTCATGCTCGAGACCGGCTGCTGGTTGATCTCGAGGAGCACGTCCTGCGGCAGCACGCCGGCGCGGGCCGCCGCGCTGTTGCGCTGCACGCGCGTCACCACCGCGCCCCCTTCGCCGTCCGGCGCCCGCAGGCGGCGCGCCAGCTCCGGCGTCAGCGGCGTCAGCTCCAGGCCGAGGCCGGTCTCCAGCCGCTCCTGCGGCCCGCTCTCGTCGTCTGACCGGCCGCCGCGAACACCCATCTCCTCGTCGATGTTCAGTTCCTCGACGGTGACGTTGAGCGAGCGCGGCTGCCTGCCCCGGTACACCTTGAGCGGCACGGTCGTGCCCGGCTTGGTGCTGACGACCATGCGCACCAGGTCGTCGCTGTCCTTCACGGGCTTGCCGTTGTACTCGGTGATGACGTCGCCCGGGCGCACCCCCGCCTTGTCCGCCGGCCCTCCCTCGTTGACGCTGGAAATCACCGCGCCGGAGGCGCCGGGCAGCCCCAGCCCCTTCGCCGCGCGCTCGGTGAGCTCGTCGCGCTGCACCTGGACGCCGATGCGGCCGCGGACCACCTTGCCCGCGCGCAGCTGCGGGAGCAACTCGCGGATCGTGTTGATCGGCATCGCGAAGCCGATGCCGATGTTCGCCGAGCGCTGGTCGGTGTAGATCGCGGTGTTCACGCCGACGACCTCGCCGCGGATGTTCAGCAGCGGCCCGCCGGAGTTGCCGGGATTGATGGCGGCGTCGGTCTGGAGCATGTCCTGCTCGCGCCCCGCGTACCCGCCCACGCCGCGCCCGAGCGCGCTGATGACCCCGACTGAAATCGTGTGGTGCAGGTTGAAGGGGTTGCCGATCGCCATGACCCAGTCGCCCGGCTGCAGCTGGTCGGAGTCGCCAAAACGCGCCTCCTGGAGCGGCGCTTTCGGCAGCTGCGTCATCTGGATGAGCGCGCTGTCGGTCAGCGGGTCGCGGCCGATCACCTTGGCCTCGTACTCCTCGGAGCGGCCGGCGCCGAACAGGGAGACGCTGATTCTCGACGCCCCCTCCACGACGTGGTTGTTCGTGAGGATGAAGCCGGCCCTGTCGATGATGAACCCGCTGCCCGCCCCCTCCATGATCTGGTCGGGCTCCTCGGTGCTGTCACCGCGCGGGCGCTGCCGGCCGAAGAAACGGTCGAACAGGTCGTCGCCCGGCTGGCCGCCGAAGAACTCGGTGAGCTGCCGCGTGCGCCGGCGCTGCTCGGTCCGGATGTTCACCACCACGGGGGTCTGGGCTTTGGCGATGTTGCGGAACGTCGCCGCGTCAATCGGGCCGTTCAACGGCGCGCTGTTGGCGGCCGGCATCGACACGGTCTGTGCCGACGAGGCCGGAGACATCTCGAGCCGTGACGCGATCACCATCCCGACGGCAATCGATGCCACGGCGATGAGGACCGCATAGAAGAGCGTGGTCTTTCGGGTTGACATGGCTGATCGTTCCCCCTGCTGGCTTCCTCGCTAGGCGAGCGGGATGATATCGCGCTGCGCCGGACCGGTCACCGTCGCGTCGCGCTCGCCCACGTACATGTTGATTTCCGTCCTGACGCCGAACGTGTCGGTGTAGACGCCCGGCTCGATTGTGAACCCGGTGCCGGGAATCAGCCGCCGCTCGTCGTGTGTTTCGTAGTCGTCCATGTGCACGCCGTTGCCGTGCACCGTCTGCCCAAGGCTGTGGCCGGTGCGGTGCACGAAGAAGCGGCCCAGCCCCGACCTGTCGATCACGTCCCGGCAGGCGCGATCCACTTCCCAGCCGCGGAGCGTACGGCCGTTGCGCGCCGCGTCCTGGACGAGCGCGACGGCGGCGTCGCGGCCGTCGCGCGCGGCAGCGAACGCCCGCCCATACTCATCAGGCACCCGGCTGCCCGTGAATGCGACCCACGTAATGTCCGCAAAGACCGCGCCAGGCTCCTTCAGCTTTCCCCACAAATCCAATAAAAGGATCTCGTCCGCATTGATCGTCCGGTACACCGTCGCCGACGGATGGTAATGCGGGTTGCCGGCGTTCTCCTGCGCGCTGACGTTCGGCGTGGAATCGCTGATGAGTCCTTCCTCCTCGAACCAGCCGATCATCTGCCGCTGGACGTCGTACTCGTTGAGCGGGCGGCCCGCCTGCACTTCGCCACTGACCAGCTCAAAGGCGCGGTCCTTGATTCGGTACAGCTTCTCGGACGCGATCTGGTGCGTCTGCAGCGCGCGCGGCGACCAGACGGCGTCGAACATCTGCACCAGATCGCCCGACGAGACGACCTCGGCCCCCGCCTGGCGCACGGCTTCGAGCGTCCCGGCGTCGACGCGGGAAATGTAGGGAATCGCGCAGTTCGGCGAGTACTCCATCGCGACCCGCCGCGTGCCCGACAGCAGCTGCTTCAGCCCGCTCTCCAGCTGCGCGCGCCCCGAGTAGGCGGTTTTCGCCCCGGGCAGCGCGTCCAGGTTGTGCCGCTCGATCGCATGCACGAGGCCGCGCGGCTCGCCGGCCGCCGGAATCAGGTAGTACCACCGCCTCGTGGTCATCTTCCCGGAGTTGGCGAGCCCCGTCAGGCTCGAGGCAATCGGGTTCGAGCCCTGGAAATCGTACAAGAGCCAGGCGTCGAGCTGCTCGGCCTTCAACGCCCGCTGGATCGCGGAAATATCGAGTGCCACGCCCACGAGTATAACAGCGGGCTGGACGGGCCCTTGTGGCCTCCTGCCGCGCGCTCTGTTAGGGTTTGACGCGCGTGCGACGGAGAAAGTTTTGGCCGGCGCGGCCGCGTCGCCCACCTGCGGCCGATCGGCGTCATAAAGGGGTAGACTGAACGTTCCTTTTACCCATGAAGAGCATCCTCACCGCCTGTGTTCTCGCCGCCGGCGCCGCGACGTTGCTGTCCGCACAGGCGCCGGCGCCCCCGGCGCAGCCGCGCTTCCGCGTCGAAGTCAATTACGTGGAAGTGGATGCGGTGGTGACCGACGCGCAGGGCAACTTCGTGCGCGACCTCACGCGCGATGACTTCGTGATCCTCGAGGACGGCAAACCGCAGCAGATCACGGCGTTTGCGGTCGTGGACCTGCCGATCGAGCGGGCGGAGGCGCCGCTGCTGGCGCCCGACGTCGTGTCGGACGTGCGGTCGAACGAGCGCGAGTTCAACGGCCGCATCTACCTGATCGTCCTGGACGATCTGCACACGGCGCCGCTCCGCTCGACGCGCGTGAAGGTGGCCGCGCGGCAGTTCATCGAGCGCTATCTCGGCGCGAACGACCTCGCCGCTGTCGTCAGCACCAGCGGCCGCACCGACGCAAGCCAGGAGTTCACGGGCAACAAGGCCCGGCTGCTTCGCGCCGTTGACCACTTCATGGGCCAGAAGCCCCGCTCGGCAACGCTCGAGAAGCTTGACGAGTACAACATCCGCCGCGGCTCGCGGGCCGCCACCGATCCCCTCCGGGACCCGCTCGCCTTCGAGCGCGCGGCGAAGGCGCGCAACATGCTCGACACCCTGGCCAACGCCGCCACGTGGATGTCGAACATCCACGGGCGCCGGAAAGCGATCGTGCTCGTCGGCGAGGGGATCGATTACGACATCACCAATCCTTTCGAGAACCAGGACGCGTCGGCGATCCGCGACGACCTGCAGGACGCGATTGCCGCGGCCACGCGATCGAACGTGACCATCTACTCGGTCGATCCCCGCGGGCTGACCACGAGCGGCGAGGAGGGCATCGAGCTGGACGGCTATGCCGACGACCCGTCGCTGCGGCTGGATATGCGCGGGTTGCAGGACGAAGTGCGGCTGTCGCAGGACAGCCTGCGCAGCCTCTCGGAGCAGACCGGCGGGTTCGCGGTGCTGAACGCCAACGACTTCCGCAACGGCTTCGACCGCATCCAGCGCGACAACAGCACCTACTATCTGCTCGGCTACTACTCGTCGAACGAGCGCCGCGACGGCCGGTACCGGAAGCTGGAGGTGCGGCTCAAGCGCCCGGGGCTGGGCGTGCGCGCGCGAAGGGGCTACGTCGCGGCGCGCGGGCGGGACGGCCGGTCGCCCGCGAAAGCGACCGGCATCAGCCAGGACCTGGCCGATGCCCTTGCCAGCCCGGTCCCCGCCTCCGGGTTGCCGATGGTGGTCGCGGCCGCTCCATTCAAAGGAGTCGCGCCGAACGCGTCGGTGCTCGTCACGATGGAAGTCGCGGGACGCGACCTGCCGTTCACGTCCCGGAACGGCACCATGCACAACGCGATCGAGGTGACGGCGGTGGCCATCGATCGCAAGGGGAACGTGCACGGCATCCCGGCGGCCACCCTGCAGCTCAATCTCTCGCCGCAGACACACGGCGCGGTCGTCGCCCGGGGGCTTCGGATGACGCAGCGGATGGCGCTCGCGCCCGGGCCGTACACGCTGCGCATCGGCGCGCGCGAGCAGAACGGCGGCGCGCTCGGCACGATCTCGTACGAGCTCGACGTGCCGGACTTCTACAGGAGCCCGCTCTCGATGAGCGGCGTCGTGCTCACCTCGCGCGCGGCATCGGCCCGGCCGACGGCGGCGCCGGATGCCGACCTCAAGGACGTCCTCCCGGGACCGCCCACCTCGCTGCGCGATTTCGTCGCGGCAGACACGCTGGCGGTGTTCGCGGAGGTGTACGACACCCAGGGCAAGGTTCCGCACAGGGTGGACATCACCGCTTCGGTGAAGGCCGACGGGGGGCGACAGGTGTTCTCGCAAACCGAGGAGCGCGGCACCGAGGAGCTGCAGGGAGGGCGTGGCGGGTTCGGCTACCGGGTGGACATCCCGCTGAAAGACCTCGCGCCCGGCGCGTACGTCCTCACAGTGGAAGCCCGCTCGCGGCTCAGCGGAAACCCGGCGGTCCGCCAGGACATCCCGTTCCGGATCCGCGGCGCGATGTGACTGTGATACACCTGCTCTCCGGCGTTCTTGTTGCCGTGACCGCGATGGCTTCCACTCCTCTCGAGATACACACGATCGCGCAGGGCACGTTGAGCGGCGTCGAGCGGCGCCGGGAAGCGGTCGTTCGCAGCGCCCAGGAATGGGAGGCGCTCTGGAGAGAACACGCGCCGGGGCGTGCGGCGCCGGCCGTGAGGTTCGAGACGCACACCGTCCTCGCGGTCTTCCTCGGCACGCGCCCGTCGGCCGGCTTCAGGGTCGACATCGTGGAGGTGACCCACGACTCCGGCGCCCTCGTCCGCTATCGCGAGACCCGGCCCGGGCCGGAAGAGATGACCGCGCAGATCCTCACCTCGCCCTTTCACATCGTGTCGGTGCCGCGCCTCGAAGAGCGCGTCAGGTTTGAGCCCATTGACGCGGCCGGCCGCTGACGGGAAGCGTGGCAGCACCACCGGGCTGCAGCCGCGTACGGCCGCCATGCTGGGCTATCTCGCCTGGTGGGTCAGCGGCGGCCTGATGCTCATCGTCGAGCGCCGCGATCGGTTCGTCCGCTTCCACGCGGCGCAGTCGCTGACCGTGCTGGGCGCCATGTGGCTCCTCGGTGCGTTGGTGTACGGCCTGGCATTCGCCATCCTGTCGGTCAGCGCCGCTGGTTTCGTGACGATGCTGTGGCTTGCGATGGGGATCTGGGCGGCGGGAGTCGGGGTGTGGATCGCCTGCCTGGTGCGGGTGTTCCGCGGCGAGCCGTGGAGAATTCCGCTCGCCGCGGGCCTTGCCGATCGGTTGGCCGCTAGTCGATCTTCTTCAGCGCCTCGACTTTGATCTCGCCGTTGGCGTGCGAGAACTTGTACTGATTCTGGAAGAACCGGTCGTTCTTCGGCACCCTCAGCACGACGTCGATGACCTCACCGGGCAGGATCGGCTTCCGGATGCGCTCGCTGGCGCCCGGCAGCATCTGCCCTTGTTTGTCATACCAGTACTCGTCGATACGGAGCAGCGCGATCGATCCGGTCGAGAGGTTCTTGATCTTGAAGCGGGTGACGACTTCCGGACCCTTCTCGCCCTTTTCAATCTTCGTGACCGGCTTCAGCATGCCGATTGTCGCCGTGCCCCGGACCGGCGGAACCCACCGGGCCTTGGCTGCCGGCGCCGCCTGGGCGGGGGCCGCCGATGCGGGCGTGGCTGGCTTCGGCTGTGCAACTACGGACGAGCTGACGAGCAGAGAAAGAACCGCGGCGAGGACGGTCAGCGCGGAACGAGACATTGGGGGCCTCCGCGAGAGAAACGGCTTTAGGATGTGAACGCCCTAGTATAGATCGGGCCGATTTTCCACGATCCACATTTCAGATTTCGCCGTTCCACT
The DNA window shown above is from Acidobacteriota bacterium and carries:
- a CDS encoding phosphotransferase, which codes for MPTSERRQPENATARDRVQEYLDRSAFAGRGVRVVPLTGDASDRRYFRLLVPDQPSRVLSLYPGPFEYRSMPFVNVANLLAEMPVPIPAILDHADDLGVLILQDLGDVTLQAHLGAAPPADHAALYRQAVALIDVLQRRGAELTSDAYVPYRVAFDVEKLTWELDFFIKHFLEAYRGVVLDDATRGALRAELGTIVQALAAEPRVLCHRDYHSRNLMLHESELYIIDFQDARMGPDTYDLVSLVRDSYMDLTEQTVEDLIAYFLALKGLAGQEREFRERFDVMALQRNLKALGTFGYMTIARRNPVYIQYIPRTLRYV
- a CDS encoding NTP transferase domain-containing protein; amino-acid sequence: MIGVPALVLTAGLGTRLRPLSLIRAKGALPVAGVPLASRVIRWLAGHGIHDVVLNLHHHPETITREVGDGRDLGARVRYSWENPVLGSAGGPRHALPLLDAPRFVIANGDTLTDVDLPALISAHDRSGAMVTMALIPNPRPDRYGGVLLDGTVVSGFTPRRTGQENYHFIGVQVVEAAVFTGLADHEPAETVSDLYPRLMRAQPGSVRAFVSGAGFEDIGTPADYFETSHAVAAREGLAAMPPGRRTSIDGTARLTRSIVWDDVVIEGGAELNECIVVDGVRVPPRIKLDRSIVLPASAELLGADGERRDNLLIVAF
- a CDS encoding class IV adenylate cyclase, with the protein product MATTMTLEREVKLRFDSAESARDAILQAGATSVHGRRLQEDFLLDTEDETLRRRRCVLRVRLENGMSRLTFKGPVQPSLMKVREEIETVVGDGEVLLQTFAELGLHVWFRYQKYREEFACVDVIASVDETPVGVFVELEGSEHGIESLATALGRGPADYILDSYRGLFLKFRDEHGIVGSDMVFEP
- a CDS encoding SAM-dependent methyltransferase, with translation MTVAAFMELALYHPQHGYYTSRAQRSGRSGDFYTSVDTGAFFGELLAVQIAELARTFGDAFDLVEAAAGNGRLMRDVLDALQRDAPEVWARARLHLVERSGHARAAHAQTLGAHASRMETSGADLPPSIAGVVFANELLDALPVHVVVMRGSEAREIMIGEANGTLVELEAPPSTERLRQEVDAGPPIPGDVRVEISLAALDWIREASRRLARGYLLLLDYGDEARALRSASRPDGTLRAFAAHRVSPRWLESPGEQDLTAHVDFSACARAAAGEGMTLLGRVDQSRFLLGLGAVERLQRAEAALSARAALRLRLALKTLLVPGGMGSTHQAMLFGKNVGPWHGMVFSAR
- a CDS encoding Do family serine endopeptidase, which produces MSTRKTTLFYAVLIAVASIAVGMVIASRLEMSPASSAQTVSMPAANSAPLNGPIDAATFRNIAKAQTPVVVNIRTEQRRRTRQLTEFFGGQPGDDLFDRFFGRQRPRGDSTEEPDQIMEGAGSGFIIDRAGFILTNNHVVEGASRISVSLFGAGRSEEYEAKVIGRDPLTDSALIQMTQLPKAPLQEARFGDSDQLQPGDWVMAIGNPFNLHHTISVGVISALGRGVGGYAGREQDMLQTDAAINPGNSGGPLLNIRGEVVGVNTAIYTDQRSANIGIGFAMPINTIRELLPQLRAGKVVRGRIGVQVQRDELTERAAKGLGLPGASGAVISSVNEGGPADKAGVRPGDVITEYNGKPVKDSDDLVRMVVSTKPGTTVPLKVYRGRQPRSLNVTVEELNIDEEMGVRGGRSDDESGPQERLETGLGLELTPLTPELARRLRAPDGEGGAVVTRVQRNSAAARAGVLPQDVLLEINQQPVSSMNDVRRELQRIQSGDSVFLLVWRQGQEVFVSMTKP
- a CDS encoding aminopeptidase P family protein, translated to MALDISAIQRALKAEQLDAWLLYDFQGSNPIASSLTGLANSGKMTTRRWYYLIPAAGEPRGLVHAIERHNLDALPGAKTAYSGRAQLESGLKQLLSGTRRVAMEYSPNCAIPYISRVDAGTLEAVRQAGAEVVSSGDLVQMFDAVWSPRALQTHQIASEKLYRIKDRAFELVSGEVQAGRPLNEYDVQRQMIGWFEEEGLISDSTPNVSAQENAGNPHYHPSATVYRTINADEILLLDLWGKLKEPGAVFADITWVAFTGSRVPDEYGRAFAAARDGRDAAVALVQDAARNGRTLRGWEVDRACRDVIDRSGLGRFFVHRTGHSLGQTVHGNGVHMDDYETHDERRLIPGTGFTIEPGVYTDTFGVRTEINMYVGERDATVTGPAQRDIIPLA
- a CDS encoding VWA domain-containing protein; translation: MKSILTACVLAAGAATLLSAQAPAPPAQPRFRVEVNYVEVDAVVTDAQGNFVRDLTRDDFVILEDGKPQQITAFAVVDLPIERAEAPLLAPDVVSDVRSNEREFNGRIYLIVLDDLHTAPLRSTRVKVAARQFIERYLGANDLAAVVSTSGRTDASQEFTGNKARLLRAVDHFMGQKPRSATLEKLDEYNIRRGSRAATDPLRDPLAFERAAKARNMLDTLANAATWMSNIHGRRKAIVLVGEGIDYDITNPFENQDASAIRDDLQDAIAAATRSNVTIYSVDPRGLTTSGEEGIELDGYADDPSLRLDMRGLQDEVRLSQDSLRSLSEQTGGFAVLNANDFRNGFDRIQRDNSTYYLLGYYSSNERRDGRYRKLEVRLKRPGLGVRARRGYVAARGRDGRSPAKATGISQDLADALASPVPASGLPMVVAAAPFKGVAPNASVLVTMEVAGRDLPFTSRNGTMHNAIEVTAVAIDRKGNVHGIPAATLQLNLSPQTHGAVVARGLRMTQRMALAPGPYTLRIGAREQNGGALGTISYELDVPDFYRSPLSMSGVVLTSRAASARPTAAPDADLKDVLPGPPTSLRDFVAADTLAVFAEVYDTQGKVPHRVDITASVKADGGRQVFSQTEERGTEELQGGRGGFGYRVDIPLKDLAPGAYVLTVEARSRLSGNPAVRQDIPFRIRGAM
- a CDS encoding protease complex subunit PrcB family protein; the encoded protein is MTVIHLLSGVLVAVTAMASTPLEIHTIAQGTLSGVERRREAVVRSAQEWEALWREHAPGRAAPAVRFETHTVLAVFLGTRPSAGFRVDIVEVTHDSGALVRYRETRPGPEEMTAQILTSPFHIVSVPRLEERVRFEPIDAAGR
- a CDS encoding DUF4870 domain-containing protein, with the translated sequence MTRPAADGKRGSTTGLQPRTAAMLGYLAWWVSGGLMLIVERRDRFVRFHAAQSLTVLGAMWLLGALVYGLAFAILSVSAAGFVTMLWLAMGIWAAGVGVWIACLVRVFRGEPWRIPLAAGLADRLAASRSSSAPRL